The following are from one region of the Aquifex aeolicus VF5 genome:
- a CDS encoding type II toxin-antitoxin system VapC family toxin gives MNSEKVFVDGNVIVDIFDERRVNHKYSVQAIRILLANKFDLLTSSDLITTVYYVLSKIDKKKALSDIKEVVNILEIIPFGKAEVEKAIELMEGDKNFKDLEDTLQYVLAKKEGCKLILSNDKSFYSPDIEVLTTEEFCERWNTL, from the coding sequence GTGAACTCTGAAAAAGTCTTCGTTGACGGAAATGTAATAGTAGACATTTTTGATGAAAGAAGGGTAAACCATAAATACTCGGTACAAGCAATTCGTATACTTTTAGCTAACAAGTTTGATCTTCTAACAAGTTCTGACCTTATTACCACCGTTTATTATGTACTGTCTAAAATAGATAAAAAGAAAGCTTTATCGGATATAAAGGAAGTCGTAAACATTCTTGAGATTATACCTTTTGGTAAAGCAGAAGTAGAAAAAGCCATAGAACTTATGGAAGGAGATAAAAATTTCAAAGATTTAGAGGATACACTCCAGTACGTTCTTGCAAAAAAGGAAGGTTGTAAGCTTATACTTTCAAACGATAAAAGCTTTTACTCCCCCGATATTGAAGTGCTAACTACAGAGGAGTTTTGTGAGAGATGGAACACTTTATAG
- a CDS encoding zinc ribbon domain-containing protein: MKVYKRLYELLGRGYKPLKSARLIKRGKDYYIGITLQKAVKEKKIKKPRYVINVDLNVQRNLACIGIFEVDWEKRESKLYGIKFVNGKLLRLVYKRDYLFEEIRKKQRQTGRSPQVGDNSRLWKKVNNLNRDIALKVAKEISDIAREFSEKGEVIVVFEKLKGLRGRKGRSKKLNRKINFWMRRKIQERVKELGLEEGFGLDFVYPHYTSKKCSKCGYEGERFSPSGSKALFLCKKCGYVVNADVNAVFNQHFLYLSHLLNGGGKARPVVRVGTSLKSPSREGHNLSGVPKATTTFFYISSLLSTF, encoded by the coding sequence GTGAAGGTATACAAAAGGTTGTATGAACTCCTGGGCAGGGGATACAAACCGTTAAAGAGTGCAAGGTTAATAAAACGTGGAAAAGATTACTACATAGGGATAACCTTGCAAAAAGCTGTCAAGGAAAAGAAGATAAAAAAACCGAGGTATGTAATAAACGTGGATTTAAACGTTCAGAGGAATTTAGCTTGCATAGGGATATTTGAAGTAGATTGGGAAAAAAGAGAAAGCAAGCTATACGGGATAAAGTTTGTAAACGGAAAGCTTTTGAGACTTGTATACAAAAGGGATTACTTGTTTGAGGAGATAAGGAAGAAACAGAGGCAGACAGGAAGGAGTCCACAGGTAGGAGATAATTCAAGACTGTGGAAAAAAGTAAACAATTTAAACAGAGACATAGCTTTAAAAGTAGCGAAAGAAATAAGCGATATAGCAAGGGAGTTTTCAGAGAAAGGAGAAGTTATAGTAGTATTTGAAAAACTAAAAGGACTCAGAGGTAGGAAAGGAAGAAGCAAGAAGCTAAACAGAAAGATAAACTTCTGGATGAGAAGGAAAATACAGGAGAGAGTAAAGGAACTCGGATTAGAAGAAGGATTTGGATTAGATTTTGTGTATCCGCATTATACGTCAAAGAAGTGTAGCAAATGCGGTTATGAGGGAGAGAGGTTCTCTCCCTCGGGTTCAAAAGCGTTGTTTTTGTGTAAGAAGTGTGGATATGTGGTAAATGCGGACGTGAATGCGGTATTCAATCAACACTTTCTTTACCTGTCCCATCTCCTAAATGGAGGTGGGAAAGCCCGCCCTGTGGTGCGGGTTGGGACTTCGCTGAAAAGTCCCTCACGTGAGGGACACAATCTAAGCGGAGTCCCTAAAGCAACAACTACCTTTTTCTATATTTCTTCACTTTTGTCTACATTTTAA
- a CDS encoding ScpA family protein — translation MNKLLESPYDIVLEEVREGKVNPFDVDLDHLIALFRKKAKELKGSEYMLEAGKFLEASSKLLLLKLEYFFPKSQKERKKVSLKEVQEVLIEEGEEDLSRFDTSFLWEYSPEVGRPKSSKGEKPKILEWREFWKLSKERVPLHREPNWQEEAKRVYEEIKRGVFRIRNLRDFIAFLFAYMEYEEVQKEELLRRLL, via the coding sequence ATGAACAAGCTCTTAGAGAGTCCCTACGACATAGTTCTTGAAGAGGTAAGGGAGGGAAAGGTAAATCCCTTTGACGTGGACCTTGACCATTTAATAGCGCTTTTTCGGAAGAAAGCAAAAGAACTTAAGGGCTCCGAATACATGCTCGAAGCGGGAAAATTTCTGGAGGCTTCTTCAAAACTCCTTTTGCTAAAGCTTGAATACTTCTTTCCCAAGTCCCAAAAAGAAAGGAAGAAGGTAAGTCTGAAGGAAGTTCAAGAAGTATTGATAGAAGAGGGTGAGGAAGACCTTTCCCGTTTTGACACTTCTTTCTTGTGGGAGTATTCTCCTGAAGTCGGGAGACCTAAAAGCTCTAAAGGGGAAAAGCCGAAAATCCTGGAGTGGAGAGAGTTCTGGAAACTCTCAAAAGAGCGCGTTCCACTTCACAGGGAACCGAACTGGCAGGAAGAGGCAAAAAGAGTTTATGAGGAGATAAAGAGGGGAGTGTTCAGGATAAGGAACTTGAGGGACTTCATAGCTTTTCTGTTTGCCTACATGGAGTATGAGGAAGTCCAGAAGGAAGAGCTATTAAGGAGATTACTTTAG
- a CDS encoding tyrosine-type recombinase/integrase, translating to MEHFIDTYLYELRKVRDEKTIKKKEYLLKHLQDYSEDLPAFDQSEIFSFYEYLKNKNLKETTIRDILKEVRLFYEWLQEQGLNLKFDEKALKKLFQSKKSQEALKSKKKYYSDDEINLILNAIRGAVEGISTKHPIYYILTIFLLCSGLRISEAVKVRKKDFEVKRILTEEGEEKEVWFVKVREGKFGKERKALIYFFRPEWKRIFEERLKKLKPEDFFFTYAVKYPKSVKVFTLTDKTAKWFYWKLEKELREKGYEIEVNAHRFRNTYITKLATKGFPVNLIADWVGHSKISTTMDVYMEAEREKQLEAILERI from the coding sequence ATGGAACATTTCATAGACACCTATCTTTACGAACTCAGGAAAGTAAGGGACGAAAAGACGATAAAGAAAAAGGAGTATCTTCTCAAGCACCTTCAGGATTATTCCGAGGACCTTCCCGCATTTGACCAGTCCGAAATCTTCTCCTTCTATGAATACCTCAAAAACAAGAACCTCAAAGAAACTACCATAAGAGACATTCTCAAAGAAGTAAGGCTCTTCTACGAATGGTTGCAGGAGCAAGGACTTAATTTGAAGTTTGACGAAAAGGCACTCAAAAAGCTATTTCAGTCTAAAAAGTCCCAAGAAGCCCTAAAGTCAAAGAAGAAGTATTACTCGGACGATGAGATAAACCTTATCTTGAATGCCATAAGGGGAGCTGTGGAGGGAATTTCTACAAAACACCCGATTTACTACATTCTTACGATATTCCTGCTTTGTTCGGGACTGAGAATTTCCGAAGCGGTAAAGGTAAGAAAGAAAGACTTTGAAGTAAAGAGAATTTTGACGGAAGAAGGAGAAGAAAAGGAAGTGTGGTTTGTAAAAGTAAGGGAAGGAAAGTTCGGAAAGGAGAGAAAGGCACTTATCTACTTTTTCCGTCCTGAATGGAAGAGGATTTTTGAGGAAAGACTTAAAAAACTAAAGCCCGAGGACTTTTTCTTTACCTATGCGGTCAAATACCCAAAAAGCGTTAAAGTGTTCACACTTACGGATAAAACCGCCAAGTGGTTTTACTGGAAACTGGAAAAAGAATTAAGGGAAAAGGGATATGAGATTGAAGTAAACGCTCACAGGTTTAGAAATACATACATAACGAAGCTGGCAACCAAAGGATTTCCTGTGAACCTGATAGCGGACTGGGTAGGACACTCAAAGATTTCCACTACTATGGACGTCTACATGGAAGCGGAGAGGGAAAAGCAATTAGAGGCTATTTTGGAGAGGATTTGA
- a CDS encoding nucleotidyltransferase family protein: MKEIFKDKKVKVYLFGSRARGENTPRSDLNLGFLSDEDIGYELSLLREILEESNLPFSVDVVDLSKAGREFREMVLKEGKLWISL, from the coding sequence ATTAAGGAGATTTTCAAAGATAAGAAGGTTAAGGTTTACCTTTTTGGCTCGAGGGCAAGGGGTGAGAACACACCCAGAAGCGACCTTAATCTGGGCTTTCTGTCGGATGAGGATATAGGTTATGAGCTTTCTCTTTTGAGGGAAATACTTGAGGAGTCAAACCTTCCCTTCTCGGTTGATGTTGTTGACTTATCAAAGGCGGGAAGGGAGTTCAGGGAAATGGTTTTAAAGGAGGGTAAACTTTGGATAAGTTTATAA
- a CDS encoding helix-turn-helix transcriptional regulator produces MTVKQEDKLLSTPELLEELKKRGIDISRVTLYFWIKKGKIPKKFYTVKKRLERQFYYFKPELVEFLTQKLSSR; encoded by the coding sequence ATGACGGTTAAACAAGAAGACAAGCTTCTCAGCACACCAGAACTTTTAGAGGAGCTTAAAAAAAGAGGAATAGATATAAGCAGAGTGACTTTATACTTCTGGATAAAAAAAGGGAAAATCCCTAAGAAATTCTATACCGTCAAAAAAAGACTTGAGAGGCAGTTCTATTACTTCAAACCCGAACTCGTAGAATTTCTAACCCAGAAACTCTCCTCCCGGTAA
- a CDS encoding DUF6722 family protein encodes MRLKRETLKETGKLFYDLSKISAGLGLLLPFLKGENVSIFSALIALFSSLVFFVIGLILINKGAEND; translated from the coding sequence TTGAGACTAAAAAGGGAGACTCTTAAAGAAACAGGAAAGCTTTTCTATGACCTCAGTAAAATTTCCGCAGGTTTGGGGTTGTTGCTTCCTTTCCTTAAAGGAGAGAACGTAAGCATATTTTCCGCTTTAATTGCACTTTTTTCTTCTCTTGTGTTTTTCGTAATAGGGCTAATTTTAATCAATAAAGGAGCTGAAAAT
- a CDS encoding S8 family serine peptidase codes for MDSGKDTNGYERVWETNCGAMNSGLIMWVISGSGSFSDHYERDPTGGITFTVTNPGTSKRVITVGAFASRPLDTQSFYNAGRIAYFSSRGPTRNGRIKPNIVAGGYFICSTNSEFSSHSDPYICAEGHYYVPFAGTSMATAVVMGLVALYLQDHSFAIPEEVKEWFSSNAVEDDNFLYPNVVYCSEKAVYVLETRFKGSGKTSEQKLRRVTFSYRLAEMGL; via the coding sequence GTGGATTCGGGAAAGGATACGAACGGATATGAGAGGGTCTGGGAAACAAATTGCGGTGCAATGAACTCAGGGTTGATAATGTGGGTAATCTCAGGTAGCGGTTCCTTCAGCGACCATTACGAAAGGGATCCTACAGGAGGGATAACCTTTACAGTAACGAATCCGGGAACTTCCAAGAGGGTTATAACGGTAGGAGCCTTTGCAAGCAGACCACTTGATACGCAATCATTTTACAACGCAGGAAGGATAGCATACTTTTCCTCAAGGGGACCAACAAGGAACGGAAGGATAAAACCAAACATTGTGGCAGGAGGGTATTTTATCTGCAGCACAAATTCAGAATTCTCATCTCACTCCGATCCCTACATTTGTGCCGAAGGTCATTACTATGTTCCCTTTGCAGGAACATCAATGGCTACGGCCGTTGTTATGGGACTCGTAGCCCTTTATTTACAGGATCACTCTTTTGCAATACCTGAAGAAGTCAAAGAGTGGTTCAGCTCAAATGCAGTAGAGGATGATAACTTCCTTTATCCGAATGTAGTTTACTGCTCTGAAAAGGCTGTTTACGTGCTCGAAACAAGATTTAAAGGTTCAGGGAAGACTTCAGAACAGAAGTTGAGAAGGGTTACTTTTTCATACAGGTTGGCGGAGATGGGGCTGTAA
- a CDS encoding type II toxin-antitoxin system RelE family toxin, protein MSWTIKLSSTAERKYKKLDRNTRKRITKALEELSECEDPLMHKHVRPLVGKLKGFYRLRVGDYRVIFALIPEEKIIAVVNIAPRGEAYK, encoded by the coding sequence ATGAGCTGGACGATTAAGCTATCCTCTACCGCTGAAAGGAAGTATAAGAAACTGGATAGGAATACAAGGAAGAGGATAACGAAAGCTCTTGAAGAATTAAGCGAATGTGAAGACCCTCTAATGCACAAACACGTAAGACCCTTGGTAGGAAAGCTTAAGGGTTTTTATCGCTTAAGGGTAGGAGATTACAGAGTAATATTTGCATTAATACCTGAAGAAAAAATCATAGCTGTAGTAAATATAGCTCCGAGGGGAGAGGCTTATAAATGA
- a CDS encoding M48 metallopeptidase family protein gives MKERVENLLKELKERLGIEREVKIELKRFKRKLAPVSLTKRVIYINRELIPKLSDEELGYLIAHELLHLKHGIYHISEFEKELLELSGKDLYLSLYRKTWKGYNFPILQI, from the coding sequence ATGAAGGAGAGGGTTGAGAACTTACTCAAAGAACTCAAGGAAAGGTTGGGAATAGAGAGGGAGGTCAAGATAGAACTCAAAAGATTTAAAAGAAAGCTCGCCCCTGTTTCCCTGACGAAGAGGGTCATATACATCAACAGGGAACTTATCCCAAAGCTGAGCGATGAAGAACTCGGATATCTCATAGCCCACGAACTCCTCCACCTCAAGCACGGCATATATCACATCTCGGAGTTTGAAAAGGAACTCCTTGAACTTTCCGGTAAAGACCTCTACCTTTCTCTATATAGAAAAACATGGAAAGGATATAATTTCCCTATACTCCAAATCTAA